In Blautia wexlerae DSM 19850, a single window of DNA contains:
- the recN gene encoding DNA repair protein RecN yields the protein MLAHLHVKNLALIEEIEVEFGPGLNILTGETGAGKSILLGSMQLILGAKTSKNMIRENASYALVELLFQVENEKALETLKALDICPEDGQVLLSRKIMDGRSINKINGETSTVGQMKAAAACLLDIHGQHEHQSLLYQDKQLAILDAYGKEKILPAKEKVSLAYKEYSKCKTELGSMNMNEEQRNRELAFLEFEIKEIEKANLQPGEDEELEARYRKMSNAKLIVDSLQLVHNLTGYESKEGAGETVGEALKEFSHVTQYDPELTPLAETLTSVDGLLNDFNREVSAYLDELTFDEGEFYETERRLDLINRLKAKYGRTIEEIFTYRKLQEEKLEKLHKYEENLQELKEHLRELENILEKKSDELAEIRKEYSKQLEQKIIQGLKDLNFLDVNFAIDFRKKKNYTDNGTDDIQYLISTNPGETLKPLGQIVSGGELSRIMLALKAILADRDEIETLIFDEIDTGISGRTAQKVSEKMAVIGQHHQVLCITHLPQIAAMADSHFEIEKHLQGTETITQIHVLKEHDSIRELARLLGGAEITPAVLENAKEMKELAQKQKNTRFK from the coding sequence ATGTTAGCTCATCTGCATGTGAAAAATCTTGCACTGATAGAAGAAATAGAAGTGGAATTTGGTCCCGGACTGAATATCCTGACCGGTGAGACCGGAGCAGGTAAATCTATCCTTCTGGGGTCTATGCAGCTGATCCTGGGTGCAAAAACTTCTAAAAATATGATAAGGGAAAATGCATCCTATGCACTTGTGGAGCTACTTTTTCAGGTAGAAAACGAGAAAGCGCTGGAGACACTGAAAGCACTGGATATCTGTCCGGAAGATGGACAGGTACTTCTGTCCAGAAAAATCATGGATGGAAGAAGCATCAACAAGATTAATGGAGAGACAAGTACTGTAGGTCAGATGAAGGCCGCTGCTGCATGCCTTTTGGATATCCATGGACAGCACGAGCATCAGTCACTTCTGTATCAGGATAAGCAGCTTGCAATCCTGGATGCATATGGAAAAGAAAAAATCCTTCCTGCAAAGGAGAAAGTATCTCTGGCATATAAAGAATACAGCAAATGCAAAACAGAACTTGGTTCCATGAATATGAATGAGGAGCAGAGGAATCGTGAGCTGGCTTTTCTGGAGTTTGAGATCAAAGAAATCGAGAAAGCAAATCTGCAGCCGGGAGAGGATGAGGAACTGGAAGCCCGATACAGAAAAATGAGCAATGCAAAACTCATCGTTGACTCCCTGCAGCTTGTACATAATCTCACAGGCTATGAAAGCAAGGAAGGCGCCGGAGAGACTGTCGGAGAGGCATTAAAGGAATTCTCTCATGTAACACAGTATGATCCGGAGCTTACACCTCTTGCAGAGACACTTACTTCTGTAGACGGTCTTCTGAATGATTTTAACAGAGAAGTATCCGCTTATCTGGACGAGCTGACCTTTGATGAAGGAGAGTTTTATGAGACAGAGAGAAGACTGGATCTGATCAATAGACTGAAGGCAAAATATGGACGTACCATTGAGGAAATTTTCACATATCGCAAACTTCAGGAAGAAAAACTGGAAAAATTACATAAATATGAAGAAAATTTACAGGAATTAAAGGAGCATCTCAGAGAACTGGAAAATATTCTTGAGAAAAAGTCGGATGAATTAGCAGAAATCCGTAAAGAATACAGTAAACAGCTTGAGCAGAAGATTATTCAGGGATTGAAGGATTTAAACTTCCTGGATGTGAATTTTGCCATTGATTTCCGGAAAAAGAAAAACTACACAGATAATGGAACCGATGATATCCAGTATCTCATTTCTACAAATCCCGGAGAAACTCTGAAGCCACTGGGACAGATCGTATCCGGCGGTGAGTTGTCTCGAATCATGCTTGCATTAAAGGCAATCCTTGCAGACAGAGATGAGATTGAGACATTGATCTTCGATGAGATCGATACTGGTATCAGTGGAAGAACTGCACAGAAAGTCTCTGAAAAGATGGCAGTGATCGGACAGCATCATCAGGTACTCTGCATCACGCATCTGCCGCAGATTGCAGCTATGGCAGACAGTCATTTTGAAATTGAAAAACATCTGCAGGGAACTGAGACTATTACCCAGATTCATGTGCTTAAAGAACATGATTCCATCCGCGAATTGGCAAGACTGTTAGGTGGTGCAGAAATTACACCTGCAGTTCTTGAGAATGCGAAAGAGATGAAAGAATTGGCACAGAAACAAAAAAATACAAGATTTAAATAA
- the argR gene encoding arginine repressor codes for MKVARHEKIIELIHQYDIDTQEELASRLNEAGFKVTQATVSRDIRALKLTKVAGKDGKSRYAIINNESGSLGEKYTRVLEDTLLSIDVGQNIIVIKTVSGMAMGVAAALDALKWTEILGCIAGDDTIMCAAKTADMALGAAEKLRSFVRLNK; via the coding sequence GTGAAAGTTGCGAGACATGAGAAAATTATTGAACTGATTCATCAGTATGATATTGATACACAGGAAGAGCTGGCCTCCAGACTTAATGAGGCAGGATTTAAGGTGACACAGGCGACTGTATCCAGAGATATTCGTGCTCTCAAGCTGACAAAAGTGGCAGGAAAGGACGGAAAGTCTCGTTATGCAATTATTAATAATGAATCAGGAAGTCTTGGAGAAAAATATACAAGAGTACTGGAAGATACCCTGCTTTCTATTGATGTGGGACAGAATATCATTGTGATCAAAACCGTTTCCGGAATGGCCATGGGCGTGGCAGCAGCCCTGGATGCGTTGAAATGGACGGAAATACTGGGATGTATTGCAGGTGATGATACTATTATGTGTGCTGCAAAGACTGCAGACATGGCACTGGGAGCAGCAGAGAAACTGAGAAGTTTTGTCAGATTGAATAAGTGA
- a CDS encoding NAD(+)/NADH kinase has translation MDRFYIITNSDKDKKLEITEKIADYLKTHHKNCEVQQAERKHEGSFHYTDPDKVPDDTQCIIVLGGDGTLLQAARDVVHKEIPLLGINLGNLGFLAEVNQTSLYSALDQLMADDYEVEERMMLEGRVYRGRKLIGQDIALNDIVIGRDGHLRVVRFKNYVNDVYLNSYNADGIIISTPTGSTGYSLSAGGPIVSPNAAMTIMTPIAPHTLNTRSIIFPAQDVITVEIGKGRHCDCEKGIASFDGDTFIPMVTGDCIQIRQADVKTKILKLNHLSFVEVLRRKMRDS, from the coding sequence ATGGACAGGTTTTATATTATTACAAACAGTGACAAGGATAAAAAACTTGAAATCACAGAAAAAATCGCAGATTATCTGAAAACACATCACAAAAACTGTGAAGTACAGCAGGCAGAAAGGAAACATGAGGGTTCCTTTCATTATACAGATCCTGATAAGGTTCCGGACGATACACAGTGTATTATTGTTCTGGGAGGAGATGGCACACTTCTTCAGGCAGCAAGGGATGTGGTGCATAAGGAAATTCCTCTTCTTGGAATCAATCTGGGAAATCTGGGTTTTCTTGCAGAAGTGAATCAGACCTCTCTGTACAGTGCTCTGGATCAGCTAATGGCGGATGATTACGAGGTAGAAGAACGCATGATGCTGGAAGGAAGGGTGTACCGTGGCAGAAAACTGATCGGACAGGATATTGCATTGAATGACATTGTGATCGGCAGAGACGGTCATCTCCGCGTGGTCCGGTTTAAGAATTATGTAAATGATGTTTATCTTAACTCTTATAATGCTGATGGAATTATTATTTCAACACCTACCGGATCTACCGGATACAGTCTGTCAGCGGGAGGACCTATTGTATCGCCCAATGCCGCCATGACGATCATGACTCCCATAGCACCACACACGCTGAATACAAGAAGCATTATTTTTCCTGCGCAGGATGTGATCACTGTAGAGATAGGAAAAGGAAGACACTGTGACTGTGAAAAGGGAATCGCATCTTTTGACGGAGATACATTTATCCCCATGGTCACCGGTGACTGCATTCAGATCCGGCAGGCAGATGTAAAGACAAAGATTCTGAAGCTGAACCATTTAAGTTTTGTTGAGGTATTGCGCCGGAAGATGAGAGACAGCTGA
- a CDS encoding TlyA family RNA methyltransferase, with amino-acid sequence MKKRLDMLMMERALTPSREKAKAFIMAGDVYVDGQKEDKAGTMFPETVKIEVRGNTLPYVSRGGLKLEKAMKNFDVTLDSKVCMDVGASTGGFTDCMLQNGAVKVYSIDVGYGQLDWKLRNDPRVVCMEKTNIRYVVPEDLGEPADFSSIDVSFISLTKVLLPVRNLLTDEGEIVCLIKPQFEAGREKVGKKGVVRDPAVHQEVIEKVRDYAMSIFMEPCHLSFSPIKGPEGNIEYLLHLKKHPEGTGVTDSLKVSVEAVVAEAHGQLD; translated from the coding sequence ATGAAGAAACGTTTGGATATGCTTATGATGGAACGCGCCCTTACGCCATCCCGCGAGAAGGCAAAGGCATTCATCATGGCAGGCGATGTATATGTTGATGGTCAGAAAGAAGATAAGGCGGGAACCATGTTCCCGGAGACTGTAAAGATTGAGGTCAGAGGAAACACTCTTCCGTATGTAAGCCGCGGTGGGCTGAAACTTGAAAAAGCTATGAAAAACTTTGATGTCACATTGGATAGTAAGGTCTGTATGGATGTAGGTGCGTCCACCGGAGGGTTTACAGATTGTATGTTACAGAACGGGGCAGTAAAAGTTTATTCCATTGATGTAGGATATGGACAGCTTGACTGGAAGCTTCGTAACGATCCGCGTGTAGTCTGTATGGAGAAAACCAATATCCGCTATGTGGTACCGGAGGATTTGGGAGAACCGGCAGATTTTTCATCAATTGATGTGTCCTTTATTTCTCTTACAAAAGTACTGCTTCCTGTAAGAAATCTCCTTACAGATGAGGGTGAGATCGTATGTCTGATCAAGCCGCAGTTTGAGGCGGGGAGAGAGAAAGTCGGAAAGAAGGGGGTTGTAAGAGATCCTGCTGTTCATCAGGAAGTGATCGAAAAAGTGCGCGATTATGCCATGAGTATTTTTATGGAGCCATGTCATCTTTCTTTTTCGCCAATTAAAGGACCGGAAGGAAATATCGAATATCTTCTTCATCTGAAAAAACATCCGGAAGGTACCGGGGTTACCGACAGCCTGAAGGTATCTGTAGAAGCTGTTGTGGCAGAGGCTCATGGACAGTTGGATTAA
- the dxs gene encoding 1-deoxy-D-xylulose-5-phosphate synthase: protein MILEKIKKPNDIHKIPLEDFEPLAAEIRDFLIRSVSQTGGHLASNLGVVELTLALHNVLDFPEDKLIWDVGHQAYTHKILTGRKDEFKNLRQESGLSGFPKRSESPCDAYDAGHSSNSISAGLGYVHARDILGQKHHVVSVIGDGALTGGMAYEALNNAAELKTNFIIIINDNNMSISRNVGGMSTYLSALRTAEAYTGMKMGVTKALKKVPKVGTALVDTMRKTKSSVKQLFIPGMLFENMGLTYLGPVDGHNMRQMMKLFNEAKRVEGPVVVHVLTKKGRGYEPASAHPDRFHGTGPFDIKTGRVLQKKTVPGYTDVFSKALVSLGEKNKKLTAITAAMPDGTGLVEFSRRFPDRFFDVGIAEEHAVSFAAGLALGGLVPVVAIYSSFLQRAVDQILHDVCMQKLHVIFAVDRAGLVGADGETHQGCFDLSYLSMMPNMTVLAPKNDRELEEMLAFAVSFDGPIAIRYPRGSAHQGLREYQAPVEYGRSEIIRKGKKIAVLGVGSMIPSCMEICKGLKDDGYDPTFVNARFVKPLDVDLLDELAKDHSLFVTVEENVKSGGYGEHVSAYMEACHPEIRVLSAAVWDRFVPQGNVESLRSRIGLGVEDIRQAIEDSEELREQ, encoded by the coding sequence ATGATTCTGGAAAAGATTAAGAAACCCAATGATATCCATAAGATACCATTGGAAGATTTCGAGCCTCTGGCAGCGGAGATCAGGGATTTTTTAATCCGGTCAGTAAGTCAGACAGGCGGACATCTTGCTTCAAATCTGGGAGTAGTGGAACTGACTCTGGCTCTTCATAATGTGCTGGATTTTCCGGAAGACAAACTAATCTGGGATGTAGGACATCAGGCATATACACATAAGATTCTTACCGGAAGAAAAGATGAATTTAAGAATCTGCGACAGGAAAGTGGATTAAGCGGTTTTCCTAAGAGAAGTGAGAGCCCCTGTGATGCATATGATGCAGGACACAGTTCCAATTCAATTTCGGCAGGACTGGGATATGTGCATGCCAGAGATATTCTGGGACAGAAGCATCATGTAGTTTCTGTGATCGGAGATGGTGCTCTCACCGGAGGAATGGCGTATGAGGCATTAAATAATGCTGCAGAGTTAAAGACAAATTTTATTATTATCATAAATGACAATAATATGTCCATTTCCAGAAATGTAGGAGGCATGTCCACTTATCTGAGTGCACTGAGAACTGCAGAAGCTTATACAGGAATGAAGATGGGTGTGACAAAGGCACTGAAGAAGGTTCCGAAGGTAGGGACTGCTCTGGTAGATACTATGAGAAAAACCAAAAGCAGTGTCAAGCAGCTTTTTATTCCGGGAATGCTGTTTGAAAATATGGGGCTGACATATCTGGGACCTGTTGACGGTCATAATATGCGTCAGATGATGAAACTCTTTAATGAAGCAAAACGGGTAGAGGGACCGGTAGTTGTTCATGTCCTGACAAAGAAAGGCAGAGGATACGAACCTGCAAGTGCCCATCCGGACAGGTTTCATGGAACAGGTCCTTTTGATATTAAAACAGGCCGGGTACTTCAGAAGAAAACAGTGCCGGGTTATACAGATGTTTTTTCCAAAGCACTGGTCTCTCTTGGTGAGAAAAATAAAAAACTGACAGCTATTACCGCAGCCATGCCGGATGGAACCGGACTTGTGGAATTTTCCAGGAGATTTCCGGACAGATTTTTTGATGTGGGAATCGCAGAGGAACATGCAGTGAGTTTTGCGGCGGGTCTGGCTCTTGGCGGCCTGGTTCCTGTTGTTGCCATCTATTCATCTTTTCTGCAGCGTGCTGTAGATCAGATCCTGCATGATGTATGTATGCAGAAGCTTCATGTGATTTTTGCTGTTGACAGGGCAGGGCTTGTAGGCGCAGACGGGGAGACGCATCAGGGCTGCTTTGATCTGTCTTATTTGTCCATGATGCCGAATATGACTGTTCTGGCACCGAAGAATGACAGAGAACTGGAAGAGATGCTTGCATTTGCGGTAAGCTTTGACGGACCGATTGCAATCCGCTATCCGAGAGGCAGTGCGCATCAGGGGCTTCGGGAATATCAGGCACCTGTGGAATATGGCAGAAGTGAGATTATCCGCAAAGGAAAAAAAATCGCTGTGCTGGGAGTGGGAAGTATGATCCCGTCCTGCATGGAAATCTGTAAAGGACTGAAAGATGACGGCTATGATCCTACTTTTGTAAATGCCAGATTTGTGAAACCACTGGATGTGGATCTTCTTGATGAACTGGCAAAGGATCACAGTCTGTTTGTGACAGTAGAAGAGAATGTGAAAAGCGGCGGATACGGAGAGCATGTGTCTGCTTATATGGAAGCCTGTCATCCGGAAATAAGAGTGTTGTCGGCAGCTGTCTGGGATCGTTTCGTACCCCAGGGAAATGTAGAAAGCCTGCGCAGCCGGATTGGACTTGGAGTGGAAGACATCAGACAGGCAATAGAAGATAGTGAGGAATTAAGAGAGCAATGA
- a CDS encoding polyprenyl synthetase family protein, translating to MNFQDELAKRTEETEKVIRSFLPAEAGFAGTMAQAMNYSMLAGGKRLRPMLIRETYRLFDGKEEVVKPFMAGMEMIHTHSLIHDDLPALDDDDYRRGRLTTHKVYGEAMGVLSGVALLNYAYETMFQAFALTKEQDRVIHALRVVSQKTGIHGMLGGQSVDVENDGKPLEKEMLDYIYRNKTSALIEASMMTGAILAGANEQEVSAVEKAAGNIGLAFQIQDDILDVTSTAEELGKPVHSDEKNNKVTYVTLFGTEKAAEQVEELSEKAIDLLKSLNKNNEFLYLLIEKLINRRK from the coding sequence GTGAATTTTCAAGATGAATTAGCAAAGAGAACGGAAGAAACAGAGAAAGTGATCAGAAGCTTTCTGCCTGCAGAGGCGGGATTCGCCGGAACAATGGCTCAGGCTATGAATTACAGTATGCTGGCAGGAGGCAAGCGCCTTCGGCCAATGTTGATCCGGGAGACATATCGCCTGTTTGATGGTAAGGAAGAAGTTGTAAAACCGTTTATGGCAGGAATGGAGATGATCCATACTCATTCCCTGATTCATGACGATCTTCCTGCACTTGATGATGATGATTACAGGCGCGGCAGACTGACTACACATAAGGTATATGGGGAAGCCATGGGGGTGTTAAGCGGTGTTGCGCTGCTTAATTACGCATACGAAACCATGTTTCAGGCATTTGCCCTGACAAAAGAGCAGGATCGGGTAATCCATGCGTTGAGAGTGGTCTCACAGAAAACAGGCATTCATGGAATGCTTGGAGGACAAAGTGTTGATGTGGAAAATGACGGAAAGCCCCTTGAAAAAGAGATGCTTGACTATATTTACAGAAATAAGACGTCAGCATTGATCGAAGCCTCCATGATGACAGGCGCAATTCTTGCAGGAGCAAATGAGCAGGAAGTATCTGCAGTGGAGAAAGCTGCCGGAAATATAGGACTGGCTTTCCAGATTCAGGATGATATTCTGGATGTGACCAGCACTGCAGAAGAACTGGGAAAACCTGTACACAGTGATGAGAAGAATAATAAAGTTACTTATGTGACTCTTTTTGGAACAGAGAAGGCTGCTGAACAGGTGGAAGAACTCTCAGAGAAGGCAATCGATCTGCTGAAGAGTCTGAATAAAAATAACGAGTTTCTGTATTTGTTAATTGAAAAATTAATAAACCGCAGAAAATAA
- the xseB gene encoding exodeoxyribonuclease VII small subunit has protein sequence MAKKENCEQLQEEKPLEEMFAELDLLAEKLENRDTSLEDSFILYRQGMELLKLCSGKLDTVEKKMLQLNEDGTFSEFSR, from the coding sequence ATGGCGAAGAAAGAAAACTGTGAGCAGTTACAGGAGGAGAAACCTTTGGAAGAGATGTTTGCAGAACTGGATCTGCTGGCTGAAAAACTGGAAAACAGAGACACATCGCTGGAGGACTCTTTTATACTGTACAGACAGGGCATGGAACTTTTGAAACTTTGCAGCGGGAAGCTGGATACAGTGGAGAAGAAAATGCTGCAGCTTAATGAGGATGGTACATTTAGTGAATTTTCAAGATGA
- the xseA gene encoding exodeoxyribonuclease VII large subunit, with amino-acid sequence MKNTYSVGQVNRYIKNMFTQDYLLQKIYVKGEVSNCKYHTSGHIYFSLKDETGTLNCVMFAGHRRGLAFAMKNGDKVIVGGSVDVYERDGRYQMYAKEITLEGAGALYERYLALKQELEDMGMFAQEYKQPIPRFIRRLGVVTAPTGAAVQDIRNISYRRNPYLQIILYPALVQGAGAAESIVKGIQMLDKTDVDVIIVGRGGGSIEDLWAFNEEIVARAIFECSTPIISAVGHETDFTIADFVADLRAPTPSAAAELAVDDYRSVIEAVSIYRQRLYRAMSGKTDLYRSRLEHFQTKFAYLSPENRLREQRQRLADLENAVQNGMNRKLQDERHRLSVYLERFAGLSPLKKLNQGYSYVADKYKKTLTSVEQVQNGDTIYISVTDGTIEADVTGTVKEERIYGEERKL; translated from the coding sequence ATGAAAAACACATATTCTGTAGGTCAGGTAAACCGTTATATCAAAAATATGTTTACCCAGGATTATTTACTGCAGAAGATTTATGTAAAAGGCGAGGTGTCCAATTGTAAATATCATACAAGCGGACACATCTATTTTTCCCTGAAAGATGAGACAGGAACATTGAATTGTGTGATGTTTGCCGGACACAGACGGGGACTTGCATTTGCCATGAAAAATGGCGATAAGGTGATCGTTGGCGGGAGTGTGGATGTATATGAACGCGACGGCCGCTATCAGATGTATGCAAAGGAAATTACTCTGGAAGGTGCAGGTGCTTTGTATGAGAGATATCTTGCGCTGAAACAGGAACTTGAAGATATGGGAATGTTTGCGCAGGAGTACAAGCAGCCCATTCCGAGATTTATCAGACGTCTGGGTGTGGTAACTGCACCGACAGGTGCGGCTGTTCAGGATATCCGCAATATTTCCTATCGAAGAAATCCCTATTTACAGATTATTTTATATCCGGCTCTTGTACAGGGGGCGGGTGCGGCAGAAAGTATTGTAAAAGGAATACAGATGCTTGATAAGACAGATGTGGATGTGATCATTGTGGGAAGAGGCGGCGGCTCTATTGAAGATCTCTGGGCGTTTAATGAAGAAATCGTGGCCAGAGCTATTTTTGAGTGCAGTACACCCATTATTTCCGCAGTAGGTCATGAAACGGATTTTACAATTGCTGATTTCGTTGCTGATCTGCGAGCTCCTACTCCTTCTGCTGCGGCAGAGCTTGCGGTGGATGATTACAGAAGTGTGATTGAAGCAGTAAGTATTTACAGGCAGCGGTTATATCGTGCAATGAGTGGTAAAACGGATCTGTACCGCAGCAGACTGGAACATTTTCAGACAAAATTTGCTTATCTGAGTCCGGAGAACAGGCTGCGGGAGCAGAGACAGCGTCTGGCAGATCTGGAGAATGCTGTACAAAATGGAATGAACAGGAAACTTCAGGATGAGAGACACAGATTGTCTGTTTATCTGGAACGTTTTGCAGGACTTTCCCCTTTAAAGAAACTGAATCAGGGATATTCTTATGTGGCAGATAAATATAAAAAGACATTGACAAGTGTAGAACAGGTACAAAATGGGGATACCATTTATATATCTGTGACAGACGGTACGATAGAAGCAGATGTTACAGGTACGGTGAAGGAGGAGAGAATCTATGGCGAAGAAAGAAAACTGTGA
- the nusB gene encoding transcription antitermination factor NusB has translation MRRREQREHIFKLLFMTEFNSEEEMSEQLSLYFDTLEELSEKDQEYMSRKYRHVLEKLDEIDALLNETSNGWKTKRMSRVDLTALRLAVYELKYDKDVPTGVAINEAVELAKRFGGETSGSFVNGILGKIANSESEEKSE, from the coding sequence ATGCGAAGAAGAGAGCAGAGAGAACATATTTTTAAATTACTGTTCATGACAGAATTTAATTCAGAGGAAGAGATGAGTGAGCAGCTTTCACTTTATTTTGATACTCTGGAGGAACTTTCAGAGAAAGATCAGGAGTATATGAGCCGGAAATACCGCCATGTACTTGAAAAATTAGACGAGATCGATGCACTGTTAAATGAGACAAGCAATGGCTGGAAGACAAAGAGAATGAGCCGCGTTGACCTGACTGCCCTGCGTCTGGCAGTGTATGAACTGAAATATGACAAAGATGTACCTACAGGTGTAGCTATCAATGAGGCGGTAGAGCTTGCCAAACGTTTTGGCGGTGAGACTTCCGGTTCCTTTGTAAACGGTATCCTTGGCAAGATTGCCAACAGTGAAAGCGAAGAAAAATCAGAATGA
- a CDS encoding Asp23/Gls24 family envelope stress response protein, translating into MAEKRITYKIQDLGGIGEVQIADEVVAIIAGLAATEVNGVASMAGNITNELVSKLGMKNLSRGVKVTVLEGVVTVDLNLNIEYGKNILETSKKVQEKVKSSIENMTGLEVADVNIHIASVDMENEKGK; encoded by the coding sequence ATGGCAGAGAAAAGAATAACATATAAAATACAGGATTTAGGAGGCATTGGTGAGGTCCAGATCGCAGATGAAGTGGTCGCTATCATTGCCGGACTTGCTGCTACGGAAGTAAACGGAGTTGCTTCCATGGCAGGCAATATCACAAACGAGCTGGTAAGCAAACTTGGAATGAAGAATCTTTCCAGAGGTGTTAAGGTTACTGTACTCGAAGGAGTTGTAACAGTAGACCTGAACCTGAATATCGAATATGGTAAGAACATTCTTGAGACAAGTAAGAAAGTTCAGGAGAAAGTAAAATCATCCATAGAGAATATGACAGGTCTTGAGGTTGCAGATGTTAATATTCATATTGCCAGTGTAGATATGGAGAACGAAAAAGGAAAGTAA